A section of the Mergibacter septicus genome encodes:
- a CDS encoding ABC transporter ATP-binding protein has translation MKTLTLNAISCRYDRQTVLENLNLELEGDDIVCLLGASGCGKTTLLKAIAGLLPLTQGEILLKEKALHHIPLEQRQIGLIFQDYALFPHLTVAENIIFGLCYQPACCKGKVLRKMTDLVQLTGLEQRYPHELSGGQQQRVAIARALACEPQLLLLDEPFSNIDSQVRYQLIAEMRQILKQHAIPAIFVTHSKDEAFIFADKLALMDQGKIVQFGSPQQLYQFPNSRFVAEFLGKTNYFPCHFQSETHYHTPLGHFDLEQPAKFADRVDGNIQAGMQAEWLLRPEMLRLSSVDDPSLANVTLKQRLFLGGVSRYLVEVDNQMDNQAKPQLWLQCCEPYTVGSRLRLTIRPHQKVFFTPR, from the coding sequence ATGAAAACTTTAACTTTAAATGCGATTTCTTGTCGCTATGATCGTCAAACGGTATTAGAAAATCTTAATTTAGAATTAGAAGGTGATGATATTGTATGTTTGCTTGGTGCGAGTGGTTGTGGCAAAACGACTTTGTTAAAAGCGATTGCAGGCTTATTACCATTAACACAAGGCGAAATCCTTTTAAAGGAAAAGGCACTCCATCATATACCACTTGAACAACGTCAGATCGGATTAATTTTTCAAGATTATGCACTTTTTCCGCATTTAACTGTGGCAGAAAACATTATCTTTGGTCTATGTTACCAGCCTGCTTGTTGTAAAGGTAAGGTATTACGCAAAATGACTGATTTAGTGCAGTTGACAGGGTTAGAGCAGCGTTATCCACATGAACTTTCAGGTGGACAGCAACAAAGGGTTGCTATTGCTCGTGCTTTGGCGTGTGAACCACAATTGCTTTTATTAGATGAGCCTTTTTCTAATATTGATAGTCAAGTTCGTTATCAATTAATTGCTGAAATGCGACAAATTTTGAAGCAGCACGCTATTCCCGCTATTTTTGTTACTCATAGCAAAGATGAAGCCTTTATTTTTGCTGATAAATTAGCACTTATGGATCAAGGAAAAATTGTTCAGTTTGGTTCGCCTCAACAGTTGTATCAATTTCCAAATAGTCGTTTTGTTGCTGAATTTTTAGGGAAAACCAATTATTTTCCTTGTCATTTTCAATCTGAAACACACTATCATACCCCATTAGGTCACTTTGATTTAGAGCAACCTGCAAAGTTTGCTGACCGAGTTGATGGTAACATTCAAGCTGGAATGCAAGCAGAATGGTTACTTCGTCCTGAAATGCTACGCTTGTCATCGGTTGATGATCCTAGTTTAGCAAATGTTACCTTAAAGCAACGCCTATTCTTAGGTGGTGTTAGCCGTTATCTCGTTGAAGTGGATAATCAGATGGATAATCAAGCTAAGCCACAACTTTGGTTACAGTGTTGTGAGCCATATACTGTTGGTAGTCGTTTACGTTTGACTATTCGCCCACATCAAAAGGTATTTTTTACACCACGTTAA
- a CDS encoding KpsF/GutQ family sugar isomerase produces MNYLEIAKQTLAVEEQALNRLQHQLPENFNQIIELILNCQGRLVIGGIGKSGLVGKKMVATFASTGTPSFFLHPTEAFHGDLGMLKPIDVVLLISYSGETDDVNKLIPSLKNFGNKIIAMTGNLQSTLAKHADYVLDISVEREVCPNNLAPTTSVLATMALGDAIAVALIRARDFQPADFAKFHPGGSLGRRLLCKVKDQMQTRLPIVSPDSPFTECLSTMNVGRMGVAIVMEDQQLKGIITDGDIRRALSAKGAECLGLTAKALMTYTPKVIDADAYLSQAEEYMKQHKIHSLIVVDHQKQVVGLIEFSS; encoded by the coding sequence ATGAATTATCTTGAAATTGCTAAACAAACGTTAGCAGTTGAAGAACAAGCTTTAAACCGTTTACAACATCAACTTCCTGAAAATTTTAATCAAATTATTGAATTAATTTTGAATTGTCAGGGAAGATTAGTGATAGGTGGTATTGGTAAATCAGGTTTAGTTGGCAAAAAAATGGTTGCAACTTTTGCCTCAACGGGAACGCCAAGTTTCTTTTTACACCCCACCGAAGCCTTTCACGGTGATCTTGGTATGCTCAAACCAATAGATGTTGTACTTCTGATTTCTTACAGTGGTGAAACTGATGATGTCAATAAACTTATTCCGAGTTTAAAGAATTTTGGGAATAAAATTATTGCAATGACGGGGAATTTACAATCGACATTAGCGAAGCACGCAGATTATGTATTGGATATTTCAGTTGAACGAGAAGTTTGCCCAAATAATCTTGCTCCAACAACATCGGTGTTAGCGACTATGGCGTTAGGTGATGCGATTGCCGTTGCATTGATTAGAGCAAGGGATTTTCAACCTGCGGATTTTGCTAAATTCCACCCGGGAGGCAGTTTAGGGCGGCGTTTACTTTGCAAGGTGAAGGATCAAATGCAAACACGTTTACCTATTGTTAGTCCAGATAGTCCGTTTACCGAATGCTTATCAACAATGAATGTAGGCAGAATGGGGGTAGCGATTGTGATGGAGGATCAGCAATTAAAAGGCATTATCACTGATGGGGATATTCGGCGTGCTTTATCGGCAAAAGGAGCGGAATGTTTAGGTTTGACCGCTAAGGCTTTGATGACCTATACTCCAAAAGTGATTGATGCAGATGCCTATTTATCTCAAGCAGAAGAATATATGAAACAGCATAAAATTCATTCATTAATTGTTGTCGATCATCAAAAACAGGTGGTCGGTTTAATTGAGTTTTCAAGTTAA
- the queC gene encoding 7-cyano-7-deazaguanine synthase QueC → MSNNTPTTAKNLNILNSSLTPTTDKAIVIFSGGQDSTTCLFQAIAHYGVENVEVISFHYGQRHAVELEKAKAIAKDLNLKQTIIDTSVMQSITHNALIDQQTAIQQNDNGLPNTFVDGRNALFLLYSAIYAKSQNIHDIIIGVCETDFSGYPDCRDTFIKSMNTTLNLAMDYHFNLITPLMWLTKKQTWALADQLGVLDYIIKNTHTCYLGIEGGCHQCPSCQLREKGLKQYLAEKQQKEELR, encoded by the coding sequence ATGTCAAATAATACCCCAACAACAGCCAAAAACCTCAATATTCTTAATTCTTCTCTCACTCCTACTACGGATAAAGCCATTGTAATCTTTTCTGGCGGACAAGATTCTACCACCTGTTTATTTCAAGCCATTGCCCATTATGGCGTAGAAAATGTTGAAGTCATCAGTTTTCACTATGGTCAACGCCACGCTGTCGAACTTGAAAAAGCAAAAGCAATCGCAAAAGATTTAAACCTAAAGCAGACCATTATCGATACCAGCGTAATGCAAAGTATTACGCATAATGCTTTAATTGATCAACAAACGGCAATTCAACAAAATGATAATGGCTTACCTAATACCTTTGTTGATGGACGTAATGCACTTTTTCTGCTTTATAGTGCAATCTATGCTAAAAGCCAAAACATTCACGATATTATTATTGGTGTATGTGAAACCGATTTTAGCGGTTATCCCGATTGTCGAGATACTTTTATTAAATCGATGAATACCACCTTAAACCTTGCCATGGATTATCACTTCAATCTGATTACTCCATTAATGTGGCTGACGAAAAAACAAACTTGGGCATTAGCCGATCAATTAGGTGTCCTAGATTATATCATCAAAAATACTCACACTTGCTATCTCGGTATTGAAGGTGGCTGTCATCAATGCCCTAGTTGTCAATTACGTGAAAAAGGCTTAAAGCAATATTTAGCCGAAAAGCAGCAAAAAGAAGAATTAAGGTGA
- the queD gene encoding 6-carboxytetrahydropterin synthase QueD — MIKISKEFSFDMAHLLDGHDGKCQNLHGHTYKLQVELTGKLHTTGAKRGMVMDFSDVKKAVKELIIDQLDHAFIYDKFSERECKIAQLLESMQLKTFALETRTTAEEMARFIFNQLKTKANLPISSVRLWETPTSYCEYKEISD; from the coding sequence GTGATAAAGATTAGTAAAGAATTTAGTTTTGATATGGCACACCTACTTGATGGACATGATGGTAAATGCCAAAACTTACACGGACATACTTATAAATTACAAGTTGAACTCACAGGTAAGTTACATACTACGGGTGCCAAACGTGGCATGGTAATGGACTTTAGTGATGTAAAGAAAGCAGTAAAAGAACTCATTATCGATCAACTTGATCACGCTTTTATTTACGACAAATTCAGCGAAAGAGAATGCAAAATCGCACAATTACTCGAAAGTATGCAATTAAAAACCTTCGCTTTAGAAACAAGAACCACCGCCGAAGAAATGGCTCGCTTTATCTTCAATCAATTAAAAACAAAAGCCAATTTACCTATCTCTAGTGTTCGTTTATGGGAAACACCAACTTCTTATTGTGAATACAAGGAAATATCAGATTAA
- the argH gene encoding argininosuccinate lyase, which translates to MALWGGRFTQAADQRFKHFNDSLCFDYRLAQQDIEGSIGWSKALVSVNVFTVEEQQQVEQALLELKKEIEVNPEAILQDDAEDIHSWVESKLIEKVGDLGKKLHTGRSRNDQVALDIKLWCKQEVTALQSAILALQRKLVATAKAHQNTVMPGYTHLQRAQPISFAHWCMAYVEMLDRDYSRLADAYQRMNTSPLGSGALAGTAYPIDRDQLAQDLGFREATRNSLDSVSDRDHIVELLSTAALSMVHLSRFAEDLIIFNSGEANFLELSDRVTSGSSLMPQKKNPDACELIRGKAGRVFGALSGMLMTLKGLPLAYNKDMQEDKEGIFDAIDTWHACLDMATLVLEDIKVHDDKTRDAALKGYSNATELADYLVAKGVPFRDSHHIVGEAVVYAISKEKALEELRVDEFKQFSDVIAEDVYAILSLDSCLNKRCAKGGVSPLRVAEAIEQAEQRLN; encoded by the coding sequence ATGGCACTGTGGGGTGGGCGGTTTACACAAGCTGCTGATCAGCGTTTTAAACATTTTAATGATTCATTATGTTTTGATTATCGTTTAGCACAACAAGATATTGAAGGTTCAATTGGTTGGTCAAAAGCATTGGTTAGTGTCAATGTATTTACGGTCGAGGAACAACAACAAGTTGAACAAGCATTACTTGAATTGAAAAAAGAGATTGAAGTAAACCCAGAAGCTATCTTACAAGATGATGCGGAAGATATTCATAGTTGGGTTGAAAGTAAATTAATTGAGAAAGTAGGCGATTTAGGAAAAAAATTGCATACGGGTAGAAGTCGTAACGATCAAGTTGCTTTGGATATTAAATTATGGTGTAAGCAAGAAGTTACCGCTTTGCAATCTGCAATTTTAGCATTGCAACGCAAACTGGTTGCAACTGCAAAAGCACACCAAAATACAGTAATGCCCGGTTATACCCATTTACAACGAGCTCAACCTATTAGCTTTGCTCACTGGTGTATGGCGTATGTTGAAATGTTGGATCGGGATTATAGCCGTTTAGCTGATGCTTATCAGCGAATGAATACTAGCCCATTAGGTAGTGGGGCTTTAGCTGGGACGGCATACCCAATCGATCGTGATCAGTTGGCACAAGATTTAGGTTTTAGAGAAGCGACTCGCAATAGTTTAGACAGTGTTTCAGATCGTGATCATATTGTTGAACTGCTTTCAACGGCAGCGTTAAGTATGGTACATCTTTCTCGTTTCGCAGAAGATCTGATTATTTTTAATAGTGGTGAAGCCAATTTTCTTGAATTATCAGATCGAGTAACTTCTGGTTCTTCATTAATGCCACAGAAGAAAAATCCTGATGCTTGTGAATTAATTCGTGGTAAAGCGGGGAGAGTGTTTGGAGCGTTAAGTGGTATGCTAATGACGTTGAAAGGTTTACCTCTTGCTTATAACAAAGATATGCAAGAGGATAAAGAAGGTATTTTTGATGCTATTGATACTTGGCACGCTTGTTTAGATATGGCAACACTGGTATTAGAGGATATTAAAGTACACGATGATAAAACTCGTGATGCCGCCTTAAAAGGTTATTCAAATGCGACAGAATTAGCCGATTATCTTGTGGCTAAAGGCGTACCATTCCGTGATTCACATCATATCGTTGGAGAAGCGGTTGTTTATGCCATCAGTAAAGAAAAAGCGTTAGAAGAATTGCGTGTAGATGAATTTAAGCAGTTTAGTGATGTTATTGCTGAAGATGTTTATGCGATTTTATCGCTTGATTCGTGCTTAAATAAACGTTGTGCGAAAGGTGGGGTATCCCCATTGAGAGTGGCTGAAGCGATTGAACAGGCGGAGCAGCGTTTAAACTAA
- the znuB gene encoding zinc ABC transporter permease subunit ZnuB: MFEILFPAWLSGILLSLITAPLGAFVVWRKMSYFGDTLSHSAILGVALGVIFKLNPYVAILALVIVLALVLVWLEGHTRFAVDTILGIIAHTSLSLGVVVIGFLDVRVDLINYLFGDLLSISYTDLYLIAGGVTVVLSLLLLSWKALLSTTISPELAQVEGINVKKTRLILMLLTAVTIALSMKFVGALIITALLIIPSATARRFARSPESMVIFAIGFSMIAISLGLTLSAYYDTPAGPSVVIASSFLFTLSLLKPQPE, from the coding sequence ATGTTTGAAATTTTATTTCCCGCTTGGCTGTCAGGCATTTTACTCTCATTGATCACCGCTCCCTTAGGTGCTTTTGTCGTATGGCGAAAAATGTCGTATTTTGGCGATACCTTATCCCACTCAGCCATTTTAGGCGTTGCTTTAGGGGTTATTTTTAAACTTAATCCCTATGTCGCTATTTTAGCTTTAGTGATTGTATTAGCCCTCGTATTAGTATGGTTAGAGGGGCATACTCGCTTTGCTGTCGATACTATTCTCGGTATTATCGCTCATACTAGCTTATCACTTGGGGTGGTAGTAATAGGTTTTCTTGATGTTCGTGTCGATCTGATTAACTATCTCTTTGGGGATTTATTATCCATTAGCTATACCGATCTCTATTTAATTGCAGGTGGGGTTACCGTTGTTCTTAGTCTATTATTACTGTCGTGGAAAGCGTTATTGTCCACCACGATTAGCCCTGAATTAGCCCAAGTTGAAGGCATTAATGTGAAAAAAACTCGCTTAATCTTAATGTTATTGACCGCTGTTACTATTGCTTTAAGTATGAAATTTGTCGGAGCATTAATTATTACAGCCCTGTTAATTATTCCTTCTGCAACTGCAAGACGCTTTGCCCGCTCCCCTGAAAGTATGGTTATTTTTGCAATAGGTTTTAGTATGATCGCAATCTCGCTCGGCTTAACATTATCTGCCTATTACGACACGCCAGCTGGACCTTCAGTGGTCATTGCTTCATCATTTTTATTTACCCTATCGTTATTAAAACCACAACCAGAATAA
- a CDS encoding 7-carboxy-7-deazaguanine synthase QueE encodes MQTRYNIVEIFESLQGEGFNTGMPSIFIRFGKCNLTCPWCDTEYNCFKSMTLEQISQQVTAFQAKNIIITGGEPTIVANLTKLLTHFKQLGYFLAIETNGIRPVPTEIDYIATSPKRLYRQKYQQNCLKRANEVRIVNDSLSNEQEQQEILSFCHQIAEKIKAEHYYLSPCEIEGKFNLLDTVQLLGKLNQSSPIHWQLSLQTHKLIGIE; translated from the coding sequence ATGCAAACACGTTACAACATTGTTGAAATTTTTGAAAGCTTGCAAGGAGAAGGCTTCAATACTGGTATGCCGAGTATTTTTATTCGCTTTGGTAAATGTAACTTAACTTGTCCTTGGTGTGATACGGAATATAATTGTTTCAAATCCATGACTTTGGAGCAGATAAGCCAACAAGTTACAGCTTTTCAAGCCAAAAATATCATTATCACTGGTGGTGAACCTACAATTGTCGCTAATTTAACAAAATTGTTGACCCACTTTAAACAACTAGGCTATTTCTTAGCGATTGAAACCAATGGAATAAGACCAGTCCCTACCGAAATTGATTATATTGCCACTAGTCCCAAACGCTTATATCGGCAAAAATACCAGCAAAACTGCCTAAAGCGTGCAAATGAAGTACGGATTGTTAATGACAGTCTTAGTAATGAACAAGAACAACAAGAAATTCTCTCTTTCTGCCACCAAATTGCCGAAAAAATCAAAGCCGAACATTACTATCTTTCGCCTTGCGAAATTGAAGGCAAATTTAACTTATTGGATACCGTTCAACTACTAGGAAAATTAAATCAATCTAGCCCAATTCATTGGCAATTAAGTTTACAAACACACAAATTAATTGGCATTGAGTAA
- a CDS encoding Fe(3+) ABC transporter substrate-binding protein — protein MKKSVITAGLLAAVSMGVATTSFASNEVNVYSFRQPYLIQPILDQFTQETGIKVNFIFDNKGLVERVKREGELSNMDVLLTVDISRIMEAVNAGVTQPVHSKVLEANIPAQYRDSQDRWYGLTVRARAVYSSKDRVGKLPPSFTYEDLAKPEFKGKVCVRSGKHPYNVSLVASMIAEKGEQKAKEFLVGLKNNLAKKPQGGDRDQIKAISEGVCDYSLGNSYYYGKMLTDKDPATVAAAENVYINFPNQETTGTHVNISGGVVGKYAPNKENAIKLLEYLSSDHAQELYADLNSEYPVKPGVKPSKLVQSWGTFRADKLPLVKIAENYDKALKLVDEVQFDLVK, from the coding sequence ATGAAAAAGTCAGTTATTACCGCTGGATTATTAGCCGCAGTATCAATGGGTGTCGCAACGACATCTTTTGCATCGAATGAAGTAAATGTTTATTCTTTCCGTCAACCATATCTTATTCAGCCTATCTTAGATCAATTTACGCAAGAAACAGGGATTAAAGTTAACTTTATTTTTGATAATAAAGGCTTAGTTGAACGTGTAAAACGTGAAGGCGAATTAAGTAATATGGACGTTTTACTGACCGTTGATATTAGTCGCATTATGGAAGCGGTAAATGCTGGCGTTACTCAACCTGTACATTCTAAAGTGTTAGAAGCAAATATTCCTGCTCAATATCGTGATAGCCAAGATCGTTGGTATGGTTTAACTGTCCGTGCAAGAGCAGTCTATTCATCAAAAGATCGTGTTGGTAAATTACCACCTTCTTTCACTTATGAAGATTTAGCTAAACCAGAATTTAAAGGTAAAGTCTGTGTACGCTCAGGTAAACACCCTTATAATGTTTCTTTAGTTGCTTCAATGATTGCTGAAAAAGGTGAACAGAAAGCAAAAGAATTTTTAGTTGGTTTGAAAAATAACTTAGCGAAAAAACCACAAGGTGGAGACCGTGATCAAATCAAAGCCATTAGCGAAGGTGTATGTGATTACTCATTAGGTAATAGCTACTATTACGGTAAAATGCTAACAGACAAAGATCCTGCGACTGTTGCTGCAGCAGAAAATGTGTATATCAATTTCCCTAACCAAGAAACAACAGGAACCCACGTTAATATTAGTGGTGGTGTAGTAGGAAAATATGCACCAAATAAAGAGAATGCGATTAAATTACTTGAATATTTAAGTAGCGATCACGCTCAAGAATTATATGCTGATTTAAATAGTGAATACCCAGTTAAACCGGGAGTTAAACCATCTAAATTAGTTCAATCTTGGGGAACATTCCGTGCAGATAAATTACCATTAGTGAAAATTGCAGAAAATTACGATAAAGCACTGAAGTTAGTTGATGAAGTGCAATTTGACTTGGTTAAATAG
- a CDS encoding KdsC family phosphatase has translation MQAKLSKIKLVITDVDGVLTDGSLYYGADDSVANAGVEILKVFNARDGLGTKMLLNNGVQVAILSGRDSKVLRKRIADLGISLFSLGKLDKQTACLDLIEQAGVTAEETVFLGDDSIDLPAFEICGLAYAVADAADYIKAKADGVLSKAGGKGAFRELVDLILTAQGKANVFTTAEGFLSSANKMKQ, from the coding sequence ATGCAAGCGAAATTAAGTAAGATTAAATTAGTGATTACCGATGTTGATGGGGTTTTAACTGACGGCTCTCTGTATTATGGGGCTGATGATAGTGTGGCTAATGCTGGTGTTGAAATTTTAAAAGTATTTAATGCTAGAGATGGCTTAGGAACTAAAATGTTGCTAAATAATGGTGTACAAGTTGCAATATTATCTGGACGAGATTCAAAAGTGTTACGAAAACGGATTGCAGATCTCGGTATATCATTATTTTCATTAGGAAAATTAGATAAGCAAACTGCCTGTTTAGATTTAATTGAACAGGCAGGCGTAACCGCCGAGGAAACTGTATTTTTAGGTGATGATAGTATTGACCTTCCTGCATTTGAAATTTGTGGTCTAGCTTATGCTGTGGCTGATGCAGCAGATTATATCAAAGCAAAAGCTGATGGAGTCTTAAGTAAAGCGGGAGGAAAAGGTGCATTTCGGGAGCTAGTGGATTTAATTCTCACCGCACAAGGTAAAGCGAATGTATTTACAACGGCAGAAGGTTTTTTAAGCAGCGCTAATAAAATGAAACAATAA
- the znuC gene encoding zinc ABC transporter ATP-binding protein ZnuC, with amino-acid sequence MTEQPKTLIELRDISVTIGEKNILEKINLRVDARSITTIVGPNGGGKSTLLKVILKLIKPQAGEVIYHAGLKIGYVPQKIHLDHTFPINVDKFLSLKAGITPAEIDHTLNLLSIAHLRKSSIHKLSGGEMQRVLLARAILSRPNLLLLDEPTQGVDISGQVELYQLINQTRDLLHCAVVMVSHDLHLVMANTDHVLCINRHLCCSGTPETVVVHPKFIGFFGEQIGKETGLALYTHRHNHKHNLHGDVCCSGQHHRSDCQHQFNKD; translated from the coding sequence ATGACCGAACAACCAAAAACCTTGATTGAATTACGTGATATTTCAGTCACTATCGGAGAGAAAAATATCTTAGAGAAAATCAATTTGCGTGTTGATGCTCGCTCGATCACGACCATTGTCGGCCCTAATGGTGGTGGTAAATCGACCTTATTAAAGGTTATTTTAAAGCTAATCAAACCACAGGCTGGTGAGGTCATTTATCACGCTGGACTGAAAATTGGTTACGTACCACAAAAAATTCATTTAGATCATACTTTTCCAATTAATGTTGATAAATTTCTCAGTTTAAAAGCAGGTATCACGCCAGCAGAAATTGATCACACTTTAAATTTACTCTCTATCGCCCATTTGAGAAAAAGTAGTATTCATAAATTATCGGGTGGTGAGATGCAACGTGTGTTGCTTGCTCGTGCAATTTTAAGCCGACCAAACTTATTATTACTTGATGAACCAACACAAGGCGTTGATATTAGTGGGCAAGTTGAACTCTACCAGCTCATCAATCAAACACGGGATCTCTTACATTGTGCTGTGGTGATGGTATCACACGATCTACATTTAGTGATGGCAAATACAGATCACGTTTTATGTATTAATCGGCATTTATGCTGTTCTGGTACGCCTGAAACAGTAGTCGTCCACCCTAAATTTATCGGTTTTTTTGGTGAACAAATTGGTAAAGAAACTGGCTTAGCTCTCTATACACACCGCCATAACCATAAACATAACCTTCACGGTGATGTTTGTTGCTCAGGACAACACCACCGTTCTGACTGTCAACATCAGTTCAATAAGGATTAA
- a CDS encoding ABC transporter permease, whose amino-acid sequence MKTFFSKIFSSIRFDKIKINLLIILISAFFLMPILAIFRQSIGDSSTSIRHLWQTVLTTYLENSLLLVLGTVLISLILALPCAVLVSRYQFRSRAVLQWLLCLPLAIPAYLLAYFYTDFLDYSGVLQRSLRAWFGWKTAQDYWFPSIRTLEGACIILGLSLYPYIFLLSRLALLEQAENLSQSAALLGAKRWQIFYRVTLPLIRPAIAVGCALVAMETLGDFGTVFYFAVPTLTTAIYDTWLGFSDLHAASQISLAMLGLITLFILLERYARRRQRHYQRGSEKTHSLKPLKGIARLLPIYAWTIVIFAFFLPISRLLYWSWLYFDQAWSENFGQYALNSLLVSSLAMVVCVVLALLLHFYRRLQQKQIANYGLRFATLGYAIPGTVLAIGLLIPLTGADHLLHSLTKFLGLPSFGLIFSGSIVALVVAYVIRFSTMAVGSLDTALAKIPPSLDMAGRTLGHSPFAVWRKIHFPLLRKGILTALLMVFIESMKELNASLLLRPFNFDTLATHVFTYTSDEQLEKAALPAVVLVLVGLLPVIYITRSLLSESTTKPFIKIEDKCQQE is encoded by the coding sequence ATGAAGACTTTTTTCTCTAAGATTTTCTCATCAATTCGGTTTGATAAGATTAAAATAAATTTACTAATTATTTTAATTAGTGCCTTTTTTTTAATGCCAATTTTAGCGATTTTTAGGCAGTCAATTGGTGATAGTAGTACAAGTATTCGCCATTTATGGCAAACCGTCTTAACAACATATTTAGAAAATTCATTATTATTGGTGTTAGGTACGGTACTTATCAGTTTAATCCTTGCTTTGCCTTGTGCTGTTTTGGTCTCACGTTATCAATTCCGTAGTCGAGCAGTATTACAATGGTTATTGTGTCTCCCTTTAGCAATTCCAGCGTATCTGTTAGCCTATTTTTATACTGATTTTTTAGACTATTCAGGGGTTTTACAACGTAGTTTGCGGGCGTGGTTTGGTTGGAAAACTGCTCAAGATTATTGGTTTCCATCAATCAGAACCTTAGAAGGGGCTTGTATTATCCTAGGGTTGTCGCTTTATCCTTATATTTTTCTCTTAAGTCGGTTAGCTTTGTTAGAGCAAGCTGAAAATTTAAGCCAAAGTGCAGCTTTACTTGGTGCAAAACGCTGGCAGATTTTTTATCGGGTTACTTTACCTTTAATTCGCCCAGCGATTGCTGTTGGTTGTGCTTTAGTCGCTATGGAAACTTTAGGGGATTTTGGAACAGTATTTTATTTTGCCGTTCCGACCTTAACTACTGCAATTTATGATACTTGGTTAGGTTTTAGCGATTTACACGCTGCTTCACAGATTTCTTTAGCAATGCTCGGTTTAATTACGCTGTTTATCCTGTTGGAGCGTTATGCTCGGCGGCGTCAACGGCACTATCAACGTGGAAGTGAAAAAACACATAGTTTAAAACCTTTAAAGGGAATCGCAAGATTACTGCCAATTTATGCTTGGACAATCGTTATTTTTGCTTTTTTTCTGCCAATATCTCGTTTGTTATATTGGTCTTGGTTGTATTTCGATCAAGCGTGGAGCGAAAATTTTGGGCAGTATGCATTAAATAGTCTTTTAGTTTCATCTCTTGCGATGGTGGTTTGTGTCGTATTAGCTTTATTACTCCATTTTTATCGCCGTTTACAACAAAAACAGATTGCTAATTATGGTTTACGTTTTGCAACTTTAGGCTATGCCATTCCGGGAACAGTATTAGCAATCGGTTTATTAATTCCATTGACTGGTGCGGATCATTTATTACATTCCCTAACAAAATTTTTAGGATTGCCTTCTTTCGGTTTGATTTTTTCAGGTTCGATAGTCGCTTTAGTGGTTGCCTATGTTATCCGTTTTTCAACAATGGCTGTAGGGAGTTTGGATACGGCATTAGCCAAAATTCCACCATCATTAGATATGGCAGGTAGAACGTTAGGGCATTCCCCTTTTGCAGTATGGCGAAAAATTCATTTTCCATTGTTACGTAAAGGCATACTGACTGCATTATTGATGGTGTTTATTGAGAGTATGAAGGAATTAAATGCGTCATTATTACTACGTCCATTTAATTTTGATACGCTAGCCACTCACGTTTTTACCTACACTTCTGATGAACAGTTAGAAAAAGCGGCATTACCAGCAGTAGTCCTAGTTTTAGTGGGATTATTACCTGTTATTTATATTACCCGTTCTTTGTTATCTGAAAGCACTACTAAACCTTTTATAAAAATTGAAGATAAGTGTCAGCAAGAGTAA